From Calothrix sp. PCC 6303, a single genomic window includes:
- a CDS encoding type II toxin-antitoxin system Phd/YefM family antitoxin — MTQISLTEAQQHLPELIANLKPGEEIQICQNERAIARLIIEPRTTRKPRQPGSAIGTFTIIADDEEHLEDFCDYMQ, encoded by the coding sequence ATGACCCAAATCAGCCTCACCGAAGCCCAGCAGCATCTCCCAGAACTGATCGCCAACCTCAAACCGGGCGAAGAGATCCAGATCTGCCAAAATGAGCGGGCGATCGCCCGTCTGATCATCGAACCTCGAACAACCCGAAAACCTCGGCAACCTGGAAGCGCGATCGGAACATTCACCATCATCGCCGATGACGAAGAGCATCTAGAAGACTTTTGCGACTACATGCAATGA
- a CDS encoding Uma2 family endonuclease, giving the protein MIAIKEKLPPMTPEEYFTWEEQQLEKHELIDSQVYAMSGGSVNHSRIAIRFTTMVDTHLDTSSCITANSDLRVNIAGTNNYTYPDVSVTCDERDKTTTQYITYPCLIIEVLSPSTESYDRGGKFRMYRKNPILQDYLLVSSTSIEIDLYHKKDTGEWLIINYQAGDTVELKSINLSFPIEQVYRNLDLTPETTP; this is encoded by the coding sequence ATGATTGCCATTAAGGAAAAGCTTCCTCCAATGACCCCTGAAGAATATTTTACCTGGGAAGAACAACAACTAGAAAAACACGAATTGATCGACAGTCAAGTGTACGCCATGAGCGGCGGCAGCGTTAATCATAGCCGCATTGCAATTAGATTTACGACTATGGTTGATACCCATTTAGATACTAGTAGTTGCATAACAGCTAACTCAGACCTGAGAGTTAATATTGCTGGCACAAATAACTACACCTATCCCGATGTTAGTGTCACCTGCGATGAGCGAGATAAAACCACCACCCAATATATTACCTACCCCTGCCTAATCATTGAAGTTCTTTCTCCTAGCACCGAATCCTACGATAGAGGTGGCAAATTTAGAATGTACCGCAAAAATCCAATTTTACAAGATTATTTATTAGTCAGTTCCACCAGCATTGAAATAGATTTGTATCACAAAAAAGATACAGGCGAATGGCTCATCATTAACTACCAAGCAGGCGACACCGTAGAACTCAAAAGTATCAATCTAAGTTTTCCAATTGAACAAGTTTATCGAAACCTCGACCTTACCCCAGAAACAACACCTTAA
- a CDS encoding type II toxin-antitoxin system VapC family toxin: MKLLIDTHTFLWFVLNDSSLSPIARDLIIDPLNDIFLSPASHWEIAIKISIGKYRIPGQFEHWMNDQIQINELAILPIEVAHSAAVITLPFHHKDPFDRLLIAQSLVETIPIVSADVIFDAYGVTRLW; this comes from the coding sequence ATGAAGCTTCTCATCGACACCCATACCTTCCTCTGGTTTGTCCTAAACGACTCCTCGCTCAGTCCAATCGCTCGTGATCTGATAATTGATCCTTTAAATGATATTTTCCTCAGTCCAGCATCCCACTGGGAGATTGCCATCAAAATCAGCATCGGAAAATATCGAATTCCTGGTCAGTTTGAACATTGGATGAATGATCAAATTCAAATTAATGAACTGGCGATTTTACCCATCGAAGTCGCTCATTCCGCTGCCGTCATCACGCTTCCTTTTCATCACAAAGATCCATTCGATCGGCTGCTCATTGCTCAGTCGCTTGTCGAGACTATTCCCATTGTCAGTGCTGATGTAATTTTTGATGCCTACGGCGTTACTCGCCTTTGGTAG
- a CDS encoding RNA-guided endonuclease InsQ/TnpB family protein, translating into MLVFEAKLEGFKEQYQLLDEAIRTARFVRNACIRYWMDNGRCYPAGTLSANKSGDPPNALPHKSIGRYELSAYCAVLAKAAEFPWVSKLNSMARQASAERAWSAIARFFDNCKKSKPGKKGFPKFKKEQTHGSVEYKTTGWCLSDDRKFITFTDGFKAGTFKLWGTRDLHFYQLKQFKRVRVVRRADGYYAQFCIDHQRVERREPTGKTIGIDVGLNHFYTDSNGETVTNPRHLRKSEKSLKRLQRRMSKTKKGSQNRIKFRNKLARKHLKVSRQRKDFAVKTARCVVRSNDLVAYEDLMVRNMVKNHRLAKSISDASWSLFRQWVEYFGKVFGVVTVAVSSHYTSQNCSNCGQIVKKTLSTRTHICPHCGHTQDRDWNAARNILEKALSTAGHVGTKASGETDQYLGGETPPSKSTRGKRKPKK; encoded by the coding sequence ATGCTGGTATTTGAGGCAAAGCTTGAGGGATTTAAAGAGCAGTATCAGTTGCTAGATGAAGCAATTAGAACTGCTCGTTTTGTCCGCAATGCTTGTATCAGATACTGGATGGACAACGGCAGGTGCTACCCTGCGGGAACGCTTTCAGCGAACAAGTCGGGAGACCCGCCCAACGCACTGCCTCACAAAAGTATCGGCAGGTACGAGTTGAGTGCTTATTGTGCTGTGCTTGCTAAAGCAGCCGAGTTTCCTTGGGTGTCGAAACTTAACTCGATGGCTCGTCAAGCTAGTGCTGAAAGAGCATGGTCTGCCATTGCGAGATTTTTTGACAATTGCAAAAAGTCTAAACCAGGCAAGAAGGGATTTCCAAAGTTTAAGAAAGAACAAACTCACGGGAGTGTTGAATATAAAACCACTGGATGGTGTTTGTCCGATGATCGCAAGTTCATCACTTTCACTGATGGTTTTAAAGCAGGAACTTTTAAACTCTGGGGAACCCGTGACCTGCACTTTTACCAACTCAAACAGTTTAAAAGAGTGCGGGTTGTGCGTCGTGCCGATGGGTATTATGCCCAATTTTGCATTGATCACCAACGGGTTGAAAGGCGAGAACCAACGGGTAAAACTATTGGTATTGATGTGGGGTTGAACCATTTCTATACAGATAGCAATGGGGAAACAGTCACCAATCCTAGACACCTGCGTAAATCCGAGAAGTCTTTGAAACGGTTGCAGCGCCGGATGTCCAAGACTAAAAAAGGGTCTCAAAACAGAATTAAGTTTAGAAATAAACTTGCGCGTAAGCATCTCAAAGTAAGTCGCCAACGTAAAGACTTTGCTGTAAAAACAGCAAGGTGCGTAGTGAGGTCTAACGACCTCGTGGCGTATGAAGATTTGATGGTGCGAAATATGGTCAAGAATCATCGCTTGGCTAAGTCGATTAGTGATGCGTCGTGGTCGCTGTTTCGTCAATGGGTTGAGTATTTTGGCAAGGTCTTTGGGGTGGTGACAGTTGCTGTGTCGTCTCACTACACCAGTCAAAATTGCTCGAATTGTGGGCAAATTGTCAAGAAGACTCTTAGCACTAGAACTCATATTTGTCCTCATTGTGGGCATACCCAAGACCGAGATTGGAACGCAGCACGCAATATACTGGAAAAAGCATTAAGTACGGCGGGTCACGTCGGAACTAAAGCCTCTGGAGAGACTGATCAATACTTGGGTGGGGAAACTCCTCCAAGCAAATCAACTCGTGGAAAGAGGAAACCCAAGAAGTGA
- a CDS encoding DUF4365 domain-containing protein, which translates to MTKLPKRTKSQKVGVSAADLLSYVFAEFCNVIPVPQDRDLGIDFICEIMQGEHPTGKLFNIQCKGKEEAKVEGNSITVSIKVTTLNYWLLQSNPTFLIVVDCQNGLFYWSFPQDFLSSLNKSWQEQQTVSIPVTVQNRFGQDINALPIQLVSIVNSHASATPQNGDYLGTLTLGDAINRAIDYGLYVLKAPFHRPFQYIGMSIADAARVVGGKPNEAGNIIIDSEQSEMLLEVEGNFINYVDIELKKTAPWSLSRPFDSEAILGVLSINPSELELARKQTHFHTYYDHKRKLKIGVSCQYEGAPLSVGFSSKYYRA; encoded by the coding sequence ATGACCAAGTTACCTAAACGTACTAAGTCTCAAAAGGTTGGTGTAAGTGCTGCCGATCTCCTCAGTTATGTTTTTGCTGAATTTTGCAACGTTATTCCTGTCCCTCAAGATAGAGATCTTGGCATTGACTTCATCTGTGAAATCATGCAGGGAGAACACCCAACTGGAAAGTTGTTTAATATTCAATGTAAGGGGAAAGAAGAAGCTAAAGTAGAAGGTAATTCAATTACAGTTTCTATTAAAGTTACGACTCTCAATTATTGGTTACTTCAATCAAATCCAACATTCTTAATTGTTGTTGATTGCCAAAACGGTTTGTTTTATTGGTCTTTCCCGCAGGATTTTCTCAGTTCACTTAATAAAAGTTGGCAAGAACAACAAACAGTCTCAATTCCAGTTACTGTCCAAAATCGGTTTGGGCAAGACATAAACGCCTTACCTATCCAACTAGTTTCAATAGTCAATTCACATGCATCTGCGACTCCGCAGAATGGTGATTATCTTGGAACATTGACACTCGGAGATGCCATAAATAGGGCTATTGATTATGGATTATATGTGCTGAAGGCACCCTTCCATCGCCCTTTTCAATATATTGGAATGTCTATCGCAGATGCGGCAAGGGTAGTCGGCGGTAAACCTAATGAAGCAGGTAATATTATCATCGATTCTGAGCAATCTGAGATGCTCTTAGAGGTAGAAGGAAATTTTATTAATTATGTAGATATTGAACTAAAAAAAACTGCACCTTGGAGCCTGAGCCGCCCGTTTGATTCGGAAGCAATTTTAGGAGTACTTAGCATTAACCCATCTGAGTTAGAACTAGCCCGCAAACAGACACATTTCCACACCTATTACGACCATAAGAGAAAGTTAAAGATCGGTGTATCTTGTCAGTATGAGGGTGCACCACTATCTGTAGGATTTAGCAGCAAGTATTACAGAGCCTAA
- a CDS encoding type II toxin-antitoxin system HigB family toxin, with product MHVISRKKLRKFWEQHTDSYDALDNWYKVATKAEWSNLAEVQASYSTAEAVGNFTVFNIKGNNYRLIVDIVYDEATIFIKYILTHAEYDKDKWKNDPYY from the coding sequence ATGCACGTAATCAGTCGTAAAAAACTGAGAAAATTCTGGGAACAACATACAGATTCCTATGATGCACTCGATAATTGGTATAAGGTTGCGACAAAGGCTGAGTGGTCGAATCTGGCTGAAGTACAAGCAAGTTACTCAACAGCAGAGGCAGTAGGCAATTTTACAGTTTTTAATATCAAAGGCAATAATTACCGTTTGATAGTAGATATTGTCTATGATGAAGCCACAATTTTTATCAAATATATTTTAACTCATGCCGAATACGACAAAGATAAGTGGAAAAATGACCCTTACTATTAA
- the argS gene encoding arginine--tRNA ligase: MNATQEQLKLKIKAAMGTAFGAEYAEADPMLMTTNNPKFGDYQSNVSLSLAKKLGQQPRAVATAIVENLDVSDICEALEIAEPGFINIRLKTEYLEAQLNRIQTDPRLGVPITKNPKREIVDFSSPNIAKEMHVGHLRSTIIGDSIARILEFQGHDVLRLNHVGDWGTQFGMLITYLREVCPEALTTANALDIGDLVEFYKKAKARFDGDETFQKTAREEVVKLQAGAEDTIRAWKLLCEQSRQEFQIIYDILDINVKERGESFYNSYLAAVVADLDKAGLLEESQGAKVVFLEGFTNKEGQPLPLIVQKTDGGYNYATTDLAALRYRLQQDQAQRLIYVTDSGQAGHFTGVFQVARKAGWIPDDVEIVHVPFGLVLGEDGKKFKTRSGDVVRLRDLLDEAIARSRADLEARLQAEERQETEEFISNVAEVVGISAVKYADLSQNRTTDYKFSFDRMLSLKGNTAPYMLYAYVRTQGIAREGNIDFLNLGANVKIFLKEEAEFTLAKHILQLDQVIAEVEQELLPNRLCEYLYNLSDKFNKFYENCPVLKSEEPVRTSRLALCDLTARTLKLGLSLLGIRVLERM, from the coding sequence ATGAACGCTACACAAGAACAATTAAAGTTAAAAATTAAGGCAGCGATGGGAACGGCTTTTGGCGCGGAGTATGCTGAAGCTGATCCGATGTTGATGACGACAAATAATCCTAAGTTTGGTGACTATCAGTCCAATGTGTCTTTATCATTGGCAAAAAAACTCGGACAACAACCCCGTGCTGTGGCAACGGCAATTGTGGAAAATTTAGATGTGTCGGATATTTGCGAAGCGTTGGAGATTGCAGAACCTGGTTTTATTAATATTCGCCTGAAAACTGAGTATTTAGAAGCTCAACTTAATCGCATTCAAACTGATCCTCGCTTGGGTGTACCCATCACCAAAAACCCAAAGCGGGAAATTGTGGATTTTTCCAGCCCCAATATTGCTAAGGAAATGCACGTTGGGCATTTGCGGTCAACTATCATTGGGGATAGTATTGCCCGAATTTTGGAATTCCAAGGACATGATGTGTTGCGGCTAAATCATGTTGGTGATTGGGGTACGCAGTTTGGGATGTTGATTACATATCTGCGGGAAGTTTGCCCCGAAGCGTTGACAACTGCTAATGCTTTGGATATTGGGGATTTGGTGGAATTCTACAAAAAGGCAAAAGCCAGGTTTGATGGGGATGAAACCTTCCAAAAAACAGCCCGCGAGGAAGTTGTCAAATTACAGGCTGGGGCGGAAGATACAATTCGGGCTTGGAAGTTGCTGTGTGAACAATCCCGCCAAGAGTTCCAAATTATTTACGATATTTTGGATATTAACGTCAAAGAACGGGGAGAATCTTTCTACAACTCCTACTTAGCTGCTGTAGTTGCAGATTTAGATAAAGCTGGTTTGCTGGAAGAATCCCAAGGTGCCAAAGTTGTATTTTTGGAAGGCTTCACCAATAAAGAGGGTCAACCTCTACCGCTAATTGTCCAGAAAACAGACGGTGGATACAATTATGCCACTACCGATTTAGCTGCATTGCGTTACCGCTTGCAACAGGATCAGGCACAGCGGTTAATTTATGTTACTGACTCTGGACAAGCGGGACACTTTACTGGTGTATTTCAGGTTGCCCGCAAAGCTGGATGGATTCCCGATGATGTGGAAATAGTTCATGTACCCTTCGGCTTGGTGTTGGGGGAAGATGGGAAAAAATTTAAAACCCGTTCTGGGGATGTGGTAAGGTTACGGGATTTGTTAGATGAAGCGATCGCGCGATCGCGTGCCGACTTGGAAGCCCGTTTACAGGCAGAGGAACGCCAAGAAACTGAGGAATTTATCAGTAATGTTGCTGAGGTGGTTGGTATCAGCGCTGTGAAATACGCTGATTTGAGTCAAAATCGCACCACCGACTATAAATTTAGCTTTGATCGGATGTTGTCATTGAAAGGGAATACGGCACCCTACATGCTTTACGCATACGTCCGCACCCAAGGAATTGCTAGGGAAGGTAATATAGATTTTCTCAATTTGGGAGCAAATGTCAAAATCTTTTTAAAGGAAGAAGCTGAATTTACCCTGGCAAAGCACATATTACAACTGGATCAAGTCATTGCCGAAGTTGAGCAAGAACTATTACCAAATCGTCTATGTGAATATCTATACAATCTCAGTGATAAATTTAACAAGTTCTATGAAAACTGCCCAGTTTTGAAATCGGAAGAACCTGTACGCACCTCGCGGTTAGCATTATGCGATTTAACCGCGAGAACGCTAAAACTGGGTTTATCTTTGTTAGGAATTCGGGTGTTAGAAAGAATGTAA
- a CDS encoding XisI protein — MDKLEKYREYIQQLLTKYGSYKPSYGDVEVEQIFDTVRDHYQLVNVGWENKRRVYGCSIHIDIKDEKIWIQWNGTEINIAEELVLMGVPKQNIVIGFHSPYKRQFTDFAVG; from the coding sequence ATGGATAAGTTAGAAAAATATAGGGAGTACATTCAGCAACTTTTGACAAAATATGGTAGTTATAAACCTTCCTATGGCGATGTAGAAGTAGAACAAATATTTGATACTGTACGCGATCATTATCAACTTGTTAATGTAGGCTGGGAAAATAAACGTCGTGTATATGGCTGTTCAATACACATTGATATCAAGGATGAAAAAATTTGGATTCAGTGGAATGGAACCGAGATAAATATTGCGGAAGAGTTAGTTTTAATGGGAGTTCCAAAACAAAATATTGTGATCGGATTTCATTCACCTTATAAAAGACAATTTACAGATTTTGCTGTTGGTTAG
- a CDS encoding XisH family protein, producing the protein MSAKDKFHGIVRFALEKDGWNITNDPLYIDFGQVQMRIDLGAEKLVAAEKEGERIAVEIKSFLNPSAITDFHLALGQFLNYRTALREKEPERKLYLAVDAETYNDFFTLPFLQLQIQEFQLKLVVYDTETQEIVRWIS; encoded by the coding sequence ATGTCAGCGAAGGACAAATTTCACGGTATTGTGAGATTCGCTTTGGAAAAAGACGGGTGGAATATTACAAACGACCCTCTATATATTGATTTTGGTCAAGTTCAGATGCGTATCGATTTGGGAGCAGAGAAGTTAGTTGCAGCAGAAAAGGAAGGGGAAAGAATTGCTGTTGAAATCAAAAGTTTTCTAAATCCATCAGCTATCACCGATTTTCATCTTGCTCTCGGACAATTCCTTAACTACCGTACTGCTCTTAGGGAAAAAGAACCAGAACGTAAGCTATATTTAGCTGTTGATGCAGAAACCTATAATGATTTTTTTACGCTTCCGTTTCTACAGCTTCAAATTCAAGAATTTCAATTAAAGCTGGTAGTTTACGATACTGAAACTCAGGAGATAGTAAGATGGATAAGTTAG
- a CDS encoding GNAT family N-acetyltransferase, which translates to MNLSIRLLQEHELSTAEHLFRLAFGTFIGLPQPTDFGGDANYVQPRWKVDPTAAFAAEVDGQLVGSNIATCWGSIGTFGPLSVHPDFWDRGIAQRLMEPVMAQFAQWGTRQAGLLTFPNSPKHHALYQKFGFYPRFLTFIMAKPIQAVQQDLLATTYSQLNPQQRLDCLKACSTLTDVIYSGLDLSREIEAVHTQNLGDTVLLWDETDLVGFAICHCGAGSEAGSDVCYIKFGAVRPGIQAGEQFEQLLDLCEVYGATQKMLRLVAGVNTSHDAAYSRMVARRFRAEIIGVVMHKPNEPGYNRPDVFILDDWR; encoded by the coding sequence ATGAACCTCTCAATTCGACTCCTTCAAGAACATGAGCTATCGACGGCTGAACATCTCTTTCGACTCGCCTTTGGCACGTTTATTGGATTGCCTCAACCAACCGATTTTGGCGGTGATGCGAACTATGTTCAACCCCGATGGAAAGTTGACCCAACAGCGGCGTTTGCGGCTGAGGTTGATGGGCAACTAGTTGGCTCCAACATCGCTACTTGTTGGGGTAGTATCGGTACTTTTGGACCGCTCAGTGTTCACCCTGACTTCTGGGATCGAGGCATTGCTCAACGTCTAATGGAACCTGTGATGGCTCAATTTGCTCAATGGGGAACGCGACAGGCTGGGTTGTTGACTTTTCCAAATAGTCCAAAGCATCACGCGCTTTATCAGAAGTTCGGGTTTTACCCACGCTTTCTGACCTTCATTATGGCAAAACCCATTCAGGCAGTTCAGCAGGACTTACTCGCAACGACTTACTCGCAGCTCAATCCTCAGCAGCGATTGGATTGTCTCAAAGCGTGTTCTACCCTCACTGATGTGATTTATTCAGGGCTAGATTTATCGCGTGAGATTGAAGCCGTACATACGCAAAATTTAGGGGATACGGTTTTGCTGTGGGATGAGACAGATCTAGTAGGATTTGCGATTTGTCATTGTGGTGCAGGTAGCGAGGCAGGTAGCGATGTATGCTATATCAAGTTTGGAGCAGTACGCCCAGGAATACAAGCAGGAGAACAGTTTGAACAGTTACTCGATCTGTGTGAAGTGTATGGGGCGACTCAAAAAATGTTGCGTCTCGTCGCTGGAGTAAATACCAGCCATGATGCAGCCTATTCCAGGATGGTTGCTCGACGTTTTCGTGCTGAAATCATCGGTGTCGTCATGCACAAGCCAAACGAGCCTGGTTACAATCGACCAGACGTTTTTATATTAGATGATTGGCGCTAA
- a CDS encoding glycosyltransferase, which produces MNTMLVAVAFLSLLIWLFLLFFRGRFWDAKTILEKEEIRENTEFISNQVLNNFKFQKPLICAVIPARNEAELISATMGSLCDSLKVLGDISTKIYLVDDHSTDETAKIARETAASLNQQENFQIISAEPLPPGWSGKLWAMEQGIQAASKNTPDYILLTDADIQHHPDTIQRLINKAVIEDLDLVSVMVQLRCESFWEQLLIPAFVFFFQKLYPFFWVNNPSKSTAAAAGGCILIRHQALEGIGGIQVVKEALIDDCSLATAIKKKGKIWLGLSTSTLSLRPYPHLSNIWDMIARTAFTQLNYSPLLLVGTVIGMVIIYLVPVFALGYGILAANWLLAASGLGTYMIMIIAYTPTIRLYKCPPLFSLCLPIIGFLYTLMTIDSAFRHWQGKGGAWKGRVYQSTTR; this is translated from the coding sequence ATGAATACAATGCTGGTGGCTGTAGCTTTTTTATCTTTATTGATTTGGCTATTTTTACTGTTTTTTCGTGGTAGATTCTGGGATGCAAAGACGATTTTGGAAAAGGAAGAGATTAGAGAAAATACTGAATTTATAAGCAATCAAGTATTAAATAATTTCAAGTTTCAAAAACCTTTGATTTGTGCAGTAATTCCAGCAAGGAACGAAGCAGAACTAATTTCAGCTACAATGGGTTCACTTTGTGACTCTTTGAAAGTATTGGGAGATATATCTACCAAAATTTACCTAGTAGACGATCACAGCACAGATGAAACAGCTAAAATAGCCAGAGAAACCGCTGCAAGTCTAAATCAACAAGAAAATTTCCAAATTATCTCCGCAGAACCCCTTCCCCCCGGTTGGAGTGGCAAACTATGGGCAATGGAACAAGGTATTCAAGCTGCAAGCAAAAATACACCCGATTATATTCTCCTTACCGATGCTGATATTCAACATCATCCAGATACCATTCAGCGGTTAATCAACAAAGCTGTAATCGAAGACTTGGATTTGGTTTCCGTGATGGTGCAACTGAGATGCGAAAGCTTTTGGGAACAGCTTTTAATACCTGCATTTGTCTTTTTCTTCCAAAAACTTTACCCATTTTTCTGGGTAAATAATCCTAGTAAATCCACTGCCGCAGCCGCCGGAGGTTGTATATTAATACGCCACCAAGCCCTCGAAGGAATTGGCGGAATTCAGGTAGTCAAAGAAGCCCTAATTGATGATTGTTCTTTAGCGACTGCCATCAAAAAAAAGGGGAAAATTTGGCTAGGACTTAGCACCTCAACCCTGAGTTTACGTCCCTATCCACATCTCAGTAATATTTGGGATATGATTGCCCGTACAGCATTTACTCAACTCAACTATTCACCACTATTATTAGTTGGTACTGTAATTGGGATGGTGATCATTTATTTAGTTCCGGTATTTGCCTTAGGGTATGGGATTTTGGCTGCAAATTGGTTATTGGCAGCCAGTGGTTTAGGCACATATATGATCATGATCATCGCCTATACTCCCACAATCCGACTGTATAAATGTCCTCCCCTATTTAGCCTCTGTTTACCAATCATCGGATTTCTTTACACCTTGATGACAATAGACTCAGCATTTCGACATTGGCAAGGGAAAGGAGGTGCATGGAAAGGCAGAGTTTATCAATCAACAACACGCTGA
- a CDS encoding helix-turn-helix domain-containing protein, with the protein MTLTINPDIYANLLVEYQPKVIKTDEENEHAIALAEKLAHRQNKTAEESVLYELLIALIEKYEDEQYPMGESNPHSMLLHLMEARNLKQADLVGVLGSSGVTSEVVNGKREISKTQAKALGEFFHVDSGLFI; encoded by the coding sequence ATGACCCTTACTATTAATCCCGACATTTATGCTAATTTACTGGTAGAGTACCAGCCGAAAGTCATTAAAACAGACGAAGAAAACGAACATGCGATCGCACTCGCTGAGAAACTAGCACACCGTCAAAACAAAACGGCGGAAGAATCTGTGTTGTATGAACTTTTGATCGCTTTAATTGAAAAATATGAAGATGAACAATACCCAATGGGTGAATCAAATCCCCACTCCATGCTGCTACATTTGATGGAAGCTCGTAATTTAAAACAAGCTGATTTAGTAGGGGTTCTGGGTTCCAGTGGAGTGACTTCGGAAGTTGTCAATGGCAAGCGAGAAATTAGCAAAACCCAGGCTAAAGCTTTAGGGGAGTTTTTTCATGTCGATTCTGGGCTATTTATTTGA